The Montipora foliosa isolate CH-2021 chromosome 10, ASM3666993v2, whole genome shotgun sequence genomic sequence GGAcaaacataaaaaaattaataagcgaTCACGGTTAGCCCTTCGTCTAAGCGAATCAGAGCAGGCGAAAGCGAAAACGCAAGGAACGCACTTTCAATCTCTTTCCGATTGGAGATCGACTTTATCAACCCAGTTGTGAATCAAATACCATGAGAGCAAAAACGACTTATTGATTCTCCTTGATTCCACTTCATTTACAGATAAGAACCCTCATCAAAGTTGTACTGTCGGTGTCCAGGGATGCTAATGGTATCAAGACCTTTTCTTCCAGATCTCACCCTCTAAATTCCTATACGGTCCGATGTTGTATATATACTGTTTATGCTTGGTCTTCTCCGAGCACCAATCATTCCTATTTCGCTCGTAAGTACACTTGACACAGATAAACTGAAGGGTGTCCCCAAGCCGCGAATGCGCAAACGTGCAACCAGCCGGGGCTTTTCCTTCCACGTGTTTAAAGCACTCCTCGGACTTATCCGACCCCCTCACGGGAACTCCATGTCGCATTCTCCCTTCCTTATCCCAGTACATTGGCTTGAAAGCTGCTTTTTTCCCCGTGGATATATTCTTCCCATCTAGGGGCTTCCAACCTTTCGCGGGATTTCGACTCTGAATTGCCTGTCTATATTCTTGTGTTTCAGGCAGTACATCCAGATAACCTTGCAGCGTCTTGGGTCCAACATTTTGAGCGCTTGAGGACAACCGAGTCGCTCCGCTCAGCACAGAAATGTCGTCGCATTTGGTGAAGTTACTGGTTTCGACTTTTTCAGACCTCAATGTTCTTGGAGTCTGAGCCGGGAGGGGTGGAGACTCACTAACCGGGGAGACTTGAATTCTTTTATGTTGAATAGGTTGCGTATTAATCGTGTAGTTTTTAGTGCTATGCTGGCTCTTCTGGCTAAGCCCTTGTGTTTCTGCCAAAGTAttgaaaaataacattttattttaatctCAACATTATCACAGTATACACTCCTTATCTAAGAATGGACAACGAAGTGGTTTTATCTTTTGAGTCTATGAGTGAAATCCTTAAGTGTAATCGCGCAGTgcaagctactgagcagtactttaatgtggtgctgtttattttGCTGTTGGTGAATCCTAAAGTGTGaacattcaaatgaaagttactgagcagtactttcctgtggtgctgtacAAAGTGGTTCTAActttgagtctgtgggtgaaatgctaaagtgtgaccattcaaatgaaagctactgagcagtactttcctgtggtgctgtacAAAGTGGTTCTAActttgagtctgtgggtgaaatgctaaagtgtgaccattcaaatgaaagttactgagcagtactttcctgtggtgctgtacAAAGTGGTTCTAActttgagtctgtgggtgaaatgctaaagtgtgaccattcaaatgaaagttactgagcagtactttcctgtggtgctgtacAAAGTGGTTCTAActttgagtctgtgggtgaaatgctaaagtgtgaccattcaaatgaaagttactgagcagtactttcctgtggtgctgtacAAAGTGGTTCTAACTTTGAGTCTGTAGGTGAAATgctaaagtgtgaccattcaaatgaaagctactgagcagtactttcctgtggtgctgtacAAAGTGGTTCTAACTTTGAGTCTGCAGGTGAAATgctaaagtgtgaccattcaaatgaaagctactgagcagtactttcctgtggtgctgtacAAAGTGGTTCTAActttgagtctgtgggtgaaatgctaaagtgtgaccattcaaatgaaagttactgagcagtactttcctgtggtgctgtacAAAGTGGTTCTAActttgagtctgtgggtgaaatgctaaagtgtgaccattcaaatgaaagttactgagcagtactttcctgtggtgctgtacAAAGTGGTTCTAActttgagtctgtgggtgaaatgctaaagtgtgaccattcaaatgaaagttactgagcagtactttcctgtggtgctgtacAAAGTGGTTCTAACTTTGAGTCTGCGGGTGAAATgctaaagtgtgaccattcaaatgaaagctactgagcagtactttcctgtggtgctgtacAAAGTGGTTCTAActttgagtctgtgggtgaaatgctaaagtgtgaccattcaaatgaaagctactgagcagtactttcctgtggtgctgtacAAAGTGGTTCTAActttgagtctgtgggtgaaatgctaaagtgtgaccattcaaatgaaagttactgagcagtactttcctgtggtgctgtacAAAGTGGTTCTAACTTTGAGTCTGCGGGTGAAATgctaaagtgtgaccattcaaatgaaagctactgagcagtactttcctgtggtgctgtacAAAGTGGTTCTAActttgagtctgtgggtgaaatgctaaagtgtgaccattcaaatgaaagctactgagcagtactttcctgtggtgctgtacAAAGTGGTTCTAActttgagtctgtgggtgaaatgctaaagtgtgaccattcaaatgaaagctactgagcagtactttcctgtggtgctgtacAAAGTGGTTCTAACTTTGAGTCTGCGGGTGAAATgctaaagtgtgaccattcaaatgaaagctactgagcagtactttcctgtggtgctgtacAAAGTGGTTCTAActttgagtctgtgggtgaaatgctaaagtgtgaccattcaaatgaaagttactgagcagtactttcctgtggtgctgtacAAAGTGGTTCTAActttgagtctgtgggtgaaatactaaagtgtgaccattcaaatgaaagttactgggcagtactttcctgtggtgctgtacAAAGTGGTTCTAActttgagtctgtgggtgaaatGCTAAAGTGTGATCATTCAAATGAAAgttactgagcagtactttcctgtggtgctgtacAAAGTGGTTCTAActttgagtctgtgggtgaaatgctaaagtgtgaccattcaaatgaaagttactgagcagtactttcctgtggtgctgtacAAAGTGGTTCTAActttgagtctgtgggtgaaatgctaaagtgtgaccattcaaatgaaagttactgagcagtactttcctgtggtgctgtacAAAGTGGTTCTAActttgagtctgtgggtgaaatactaaagtgtgaccattcaaatgaaagttactgagcagtactttcctgtggtgctgtacAAAGTGGTTCTAActttgagtctgtgggtgaaattttaaagtgtgaccattcaaatgaaagttactgagcagtactttcctgtggtgctgtacAAAGTGGTTCTAActttgagtctgtgggtgaaatgctaaagtgtgaccattcaaatgaaagttactgagcagtactttcctgtggtgctgtacAAAGTGGTTCTAActttgagtctgtgggtgaaatgctaaagtgtgaccattcaaatgaaagttactgagcagtactttcctgtggtgctgtacAAAGTGGTTCTAActttgagtctgtgggtgaaatgctaaagtgtgaccattcaaatgaaagctactgagcactGAGTACTTTCACTTTCAGTTGTAATTTTCGAATCTTTGGAACAAATCCTAAAGTTTTGCCGTAACCTAAAGAAAACAATTGCGATTCCCCTTTTCTTACTGAAAGGAAAAGGCCGCAGATGGGAACTACCGTTTTTATCTTCCAACACGTGCTTTTCCTTAAACTACAAGTCAAGAAAGTACATGTACTCACCTAAGTGTAAAGCAGAGGCATACGAAGGCTGAGACTTCAATTCCATCGTTTCAAAGTCATTTAGTGACTGTTCTATGGCCAAATCTTCTCTCTCATCAACAATATCCTTAGGTGACGTGGTGTTCATAGTCATTTTCTGATAACTTGTGGTTTTGTGAACTGATGCAGCAGATGATATCATCGGATTCGAAGTATGACACATATCAGGTACATTATGATTATATGGAACATTAGAATGACTAGAAATACCATCCGAAACAGCCATAGTCGAAGGAACACTTGAGGATGGTTCTTGGAGAAATGGACTATACATATTCATGTTGGCATAGCCTGGGTACTGGCTTATACTGGGCCACATCTGTGCAGCAAAATACGGACCAATTTGCTGTGTACCGAAGGAAACAGGTGCCTGAGTGTTCATTGATCCGCCTGGTAGTTCAGCCTCAGCAAAGTGATTTACAAGACGTTGTTCTGAACTCAAATTCATCTCTGTCACATTGTTGATAAGTTTGTCATAGTCAGCTTCTGTTATGAACAAATCGTCAGTCTGGACACTAGCGTTCGTGGTTTGTATTG encodes the following:
- the LOC137972469 gene encoding uncharacterized protein, encoding MMNSSAYNNSHDIEYLEVFKVLDSLGMADLKQTFQEHCIQDQTLNYVDTEDELKSLLKEIGIPLGRCIPIVKSWSKRRISQEHKKMPSKKVTAEKCTQVAIQTTNASVQTDDLFITEADYDKLINNVTEMNLSSEQRLVNHFAEAELPGGSMNTQAPVSFGTQQIGPYFAAQMWPSISQYPGYANMNMYSPFLQEPSSSVPSTMAVSDGISSHSNVPYNHNVPDMCHTSNPMISSAASVHKTTSYQKMTMNTTSPKDIVDEREDLAIEQSLNDFETMELKSQPSYASALHLETQGLSQKSQHSTKNYTINTQPIQHKRIQVSPVSESPPLPAQTPRTLRSEKVETSNFTKCDDISVLSGATRLSSSAQNVGPKTLQGYLDVLPETQEYRQAIQSRNPAKGWKPLDGKNISTGKKAAFKPMYWDKEGRMRHGVPVRGSDKSEECFKHVEGKAPAGCTFAHSRLGDTLQFICVKCTYERNRNDWCSEKTKHKQYIYNIGPYRNLEGEIWKKRS